A window of the Deltaproteobacteria bacterium genome harbors these coding sequences:
- a CDS encoding nicotinate-nucleotide adenylyltransferase — protein sequence MKWGLLGGTFDPIHTGHLRCAEEVREMFGLDRVVFIPAARPPHKTHHEISAFIHRERMIRLAISDNAHFDCSDLEQHRMGPSYTIDTVSYFQEQYGRDMEIYYIVGQDAFQAIQTWKDWDRLLVMCHFIVMTRPGYETRSLAGIVPPSFAETFTYRTRDRGFRGSRSHSIYFREVTFLDISSSGIRRAVREGRSVQYLVPPFVEGYLREQGLYVA from the coding sequence ATGAAGTGGGGGCTCCTGGGGGGAACATTTGATCCGATTCATACGGGGCATCTCCGGTGCGCCGAGGAGGTGAGGGAAATGTTCGGGCTGGACCGTGTCGTTTTTATCCCCGCCGCCCGGCCGCCTCACAAAACACATCATGAAATCAGCGCGTTCATTCACCGGGAACGGATGATTCGTCTGGCCATCTCCGATAATGCCCATTTCGACTGCTCCGATCTGGAGCAGCATCGGATGGGCCCTTCCTATACCATAGACACCGTTTCTTATTTCCAGGAGCAATATGGACGCGATATGGAGATTTATTACATCGTGGGCCAGGATGCCTTTCAGGCCATTCAAACCTGGAAGGACTGGGATAGACTTCTGGTCATGTGCCATTTTATCGTCATGACCAGGCCGGGATACGAGACCAGGAGCCTCGCGGGAATTGTTCCACCGTCTTTTGCCGAAACGTTCACTTACCGGACGCGAGACCGTGGTTTTCGCGGTTCCCGCAGCCATTCGATTTATTTCCGGGAAGTCACCTTCCTGGACATTTCATCAAGCGGGATTCGGCGTGCCGTGAGGGAAGGGCGGTCCGTTCAATACCTTGTACCGCCCTTCGTTGAGGGCTATCTGCGTGAACAGGGGCTTTATGTCGCCTAA
- a CDS encoding glutamate-5-semialdehyde dehydrogenase has product MDIQSEIISMAKNAKGAATVLSRISSRVKNNALLDMAEELLKQKNVLMRENGQDLEYARRSGLSSVMLDRLALKEETIAGIAQGLREVAVLPDPVGKITSMWKRPNGLLVGRMRIPLGVIGIIYESRPNVTADAAALCLKSGNAVILRGGSEAIHSNLAIARILQDCLKRSGIPEEAIQVIPMTDREAVHEMLQLDEFIDLIIPRGGEELIRAVVRQSKIPVIKHYKGVCHIFIDAGADLDMAVEICMNAKIQRPAVCNAMETLLVHQDIASLFLPVLAEKYGTAGVVLRGCPKTREIVPGIEEAREEDWYAEYTDLILAVRVVETLDEAVAHIGRYGSLHTESIVTQNYGHAQRFLNEVNSSTVLVNASTRFSDGFELGLGAEIGISTTKLHAYGPMGLEELTTTKFIIYGNGQVRT; this is encoded by the coding sequence ATGGATATTCAGAGTGAAATCATCAGCATGGCGAAAAACGCCAAAGGGGCGGCGACGGTCCTTTCGCGGATATCGTCCCGTGTCAAGAACAACGCGTTACTGGATATGGCGGAAGAGCTTCTGAAGCAAAAGAATGTTCTCATGAGGGAAAATGGTCAGGATCTGGAGTATGCCCGCCGTAGCGGTCTTTCTTCGGTGATGTTGGACCGCCTGGCGCTGAAGGAGGAAACCATAGCGGGAATAGCCCAGGGGTTGCGGGAGGTGGCTGTGTTACCGGATCCGGTGGGAAAAATCACCTCCATGTGGAAAAGACCGAACGGACTTTTGGTGGGGCGCATGAGAATCCCTTTAGGTGTCATCGGCATTATTTACGAGTCCCGGCCCAATGTGACCGCCGATGCGGCCGCTCTCTGCCTCAAATCAGGCAATGCCGTCATCCTGCGTGGAGGCTCAGAGGCGATCCATTCCAATTTGGCCATTGCCCGGATTCTGCAGGACTGTTTGAAACGGTCCGGCATCCCGGAAGAGGCGATTCAAGTCATCCCCATGACGGACCGGGAAGCGGTCCACGAGATGCTGCAACTGGACGAATTCATTGACCTCATCATTCCCCGAGGCGGAGAGGAACTGATCCGCGCTGTTGTCAGGCAGTCTAAAATACCGGTCATCAAGCATTACAAGGGCGTTTGTCATATCTTCATCGATGCCGGCGCGGACCTCGACATGGCCGTAGAGATCTGCATGAATGCGAAAATCCAGCGGCCGGCAGTCTGCAACGCCATGGAAACACTGCTTGTCCACCAGGATATCGCTTCCCTTTTTTTGCCGGTCCTGGCGGAGAAATACGGGACAGCGGGCGTCGTGTTACGCGGGTGTCCCAAAACAAGGGAGATTGTTCCCGGTATTGAGGAGGCGAGGGAAGAGGACTGGTATGCGGAATATACGGATTTGATCCTGGCTGTGCGCGTGGTAGAGACTCTGGATGAGGCGGTGGCGCATATCGGCCGGTACGGGTCACTGCATACGGAATCGATTGTTACGCAAAATTATGGCCATGCCCAGCGTTTTTTGAATGAAGTCAATTCCTCGACGGTCCTGGTCAACGCCTCCACCCGTTTTAGTGACGGTTTTGAGCTGGGTTTGGGGGCGGAAATCGGAATCAGCACGACCAAGCTGCATGCCTACGGTCCCATGGGACTCGAGGAATTGACAACGACCAAATTCATTATCTACGGAAACGGCCAAGTCAGGACATGA
- a CDS encoding patatin-like phospholipase family protein translates to MLGDLIVKAGKNALAIIRDGGFNWDRVSTCYGSASGPRWLVASGFDLTLLEKGCLGRQRAIVLAGASSGAWRFAAWAQADPLKSYHELRRAYIEAQYHREDTPRSVQQSLMRIIDRYIEEDALPFALQNKRYRLAIISARAKNLTASEQSWLQKIGLATCFVSNLLFPGTIHRFFERIVFFSGPKPPPFCLNGGYRGQYIPLNHFNFKHAVLSSGAIPIVVAGVQDIFGAPRGIYRDGGLVDYHINESFHGRNDEVTLFFHHQEQSKPTWMDKNLQKRRSPEHLMDNVLMVYPSPVFVSTLPDRKIPDRTDFITYVDNQSQRIRNWWKAVDMSAHLGERFMELVDSGRIRSAVLPFN, encoded by the coding sequence ATGCTCGGCGACCTAATCGTAAAAGCGGGGAAAAATGCCCTGGCCATTATTCGTGACGGGGGGTTTAATTGGGATCGCGTCAGTACCTGTTACGGTTCAGCCTCGGGGCCTCGGTGGCTGGTGGCCAGCGGATTTGACCTGACCCTCCTAGAAAAGGGTTGTCTGGGCCGTCAACGCGCGATTGTACTTGCGGGCGCCTCTTCCGGCGCCTGGCGCTTTGCCGCCTGGGCGCAGGCCGATCCGTTGAAGTCATACCATGAACTCCGCCGGGCCTATATCGAAGCGCAGTACCATCGCGAGGACACGCCTCGCTCGGTGCAGCAGTCCCTTATGAGGATCATTGACCGTTACATCGAGGAAGACGCCCTTCCCTTTGCCCTTCAAAACAAACGATACCGCCTGGCGATCATCTCCGCCCGGGCCAAAAATCTGACCGCATCAGAGCAATCCTGGCTACAGAAGATCGGTCTGGCCACGTGTTTTGTCTCGAATCTGCTTTTCCCCGGTACAATACACCGTTTTTTTGAGCGGATCGTTTTTTTTTCAGGTCCCAAGCCGCCCCCTTTCTGCCTGAACGGAGGTTATCGGGGCCAATACATTCCGCTCAATCACTTCAATTTTAAACATGCTGTCCTGTCATCGGGAGCCATTCCAATCGTCGTGGCCGGGGTGCAGGACATTTTCGGAGCCCCCCGGGGTATTTACCGGGATGGTGGGCTGGTAGACTACCACATCAACGAATCCTTCCACGGTCGCAACGATGAAGTGACTCTGTTTTTCCATCATCAGGAACAGAGTAAGCCGACCTGGATGGATAAAAACCTCCAGAAGCGTCGATCGCCGGAACATCTGATGGATAACGTGCTGATGGTTTATCCCTCACCCGTTTTTGTCTCTACCCTTCCCGACAGGAAAATTCCGGACCGGACAGATTTTATCACCTACGTCGATAATCAATCCCAAAGAATACGTAACTGGTGGAAAGCAGTCGATATGTCTGCCCATCTGGGGGAGCGATTCATGGAACTGGTGGACAGCGGGCGGATACGCAGCGCAGTCCTTCCTTTCAACTGA
- a CDS encoding radical SAM protein: protein MSKDDPTIPGMNPLKEQLLSCHLCPRHCGANRITGEKGVCGLDDGITLARALPYHGEEPPISGTWGAGALFLASCNLRCRYCQNFQISHQNHGEKLSPEELALRMMTLQDQGCHNIETVTPTSQLPQLIDALQLAWEAGLNLPLVYNCGGYENPEIIRLLDGLVDVYLPDFKYGNGEDASRLSGVKDYTPFALKAIGEMIKQVGSELDLDDDGIATRGIIIRHLVLPGHIENSIQVLKLIQQHFSLETPLSLMSQYTPTRWVKDDPLLGRRITKKEYDEVVNQALDMGFEQIFVQEVDDRNLSPDFDNPNPFP from the coding sequence ATGAGCAAAGACGACCCAACCATCCCGGGAATGAATCCACTTAAGGAACAACTTCTCTCTTGCCACCTCTGCCCCAGACATTGCGGGGCTAACCGTATAACGGGAGAAAAAGGCGTCTGCGGCCTGGACGACGGTATCACCCTGGCTCGGGCGCTCCCCTACCATGGCGAGGAGCCACCCATTTCAGGCACCTGGGGCGCCGGTGCCCTTTTTCTTGCCTCCTGCAACCTCCGGTGCCGCTACTGTCAGAATTTCCAGATCAGCCACCAGAATCACGGCGAGAAACTGAGTCCCGAGGAGCTGGCCCTCAGGATGATGACCCTGCAAGATCAAGGCTGTCACAATATTGAAACCGTGACGCCGACCTCTCAATTACCGCAACTGATCGATGCGCTGCAGCTGGCTTGGGAGGCAGGTCTGAACCTTCCCCTGGTGTACAATTGCGGGGGTTATGAAAACCCCGAAATCATTCGACTCCTCGACGGTCTTGTCGATGTTTATCTCCCTGATTTTAAATATGGAAACGGGGAAGATGCCTCCCGATTATCCGGAGTCAAGGATTACACCCCCTTCGCCCTGAAAGCGATTGGAGAGATGATCAAGCAGGTCGGCTCGGAACTCGATCTTGACGATGACGGTATAGCGACACGAGGCATCATTATCCGCCATCTGGTTCTCCCCGGACACATTGAGAACAGCATTCAGGTGCTGAAACTCATCCAGCAACATTTTTCTCTCGAAACCCCCCTGAGCCTGATGTCCCAGTACACCCCCACACGATGGGTCAAGGATGATCCCCTGCTGGGCAGGCGAATCACCAAAAAGGAGTACGACGAGGTGGTCAATCAGGCGCTGGATATGGGTTTTGAGCAGATTTTCGTGCAGGAAGTCGATGACCGGAATCTCAGTCCCGATTTCGACAATCCGAACCCTTTTCCATGA
- a CDS encoding DUF2905 domain-containing protein — MLQLGKTLLFIGLVLIMAGAIMVFSAKIPWMGRLPGDFYFKGKHFSLYFPLATGLLISVVLTLIFWLIGRK, encoded by the coding sequence ATTCTCCAATTGGGTAAAACGCTGTTGTTTATCGGCCTCGTCCTGATCATGGCCGGTGCAATCATGGTGTTTTCAGCCAAGATTCCCTGGATGGGACGTCTTCCTGGAGATTTTTATTTCAAGGGGAAGCATTTCTCCCTCTACTTCCCTTTAGCCACCGGTTTGCTGATCAGTGTAGTCCTGACACTCATCTTCTGGCTGATCGGACGAAAATAA
- the glgP gene encoding alpha-glucan family phosphorylase: MPEPGKGYLFEVSWEVCNKVGGIYTVIASKMREAIGEYGENYFLLGPDLKTNVDFEETDEDGWARIRETTAMKDIACRFGRWKIAGEPKVILVSAGKKYNKDQLLYTLWEEHGVDSIAGGWDYIEPVMFSYACGEVIETVYNILARPQNEPAVAHFHEWMCGAGLLFLKKKTPEIATVFTTHATILGRSLAGSGIDIYAGMDHISPQREASAHNITAKYSMETASARNADCFTTVSRITTSEVLNFLGRPPDIITPNGLDIENIPDLSENRAPALRAREKLLEGASRFLRRDFPSQTKIMIISGRYEFHNKGVDVFLEALARLERDLNENEPVLVFIAMLAGHTDLNPHLQSDLVKTDTAGVPIATHRLNYEASDPILQTCNRMGFRNGPQNKVFIIFIPAYLSGYDGLINLPYYETLSGCDLGVFPSYYEPWGYTPMECAAYAVPTVTTDQAGFAGWIQETIGGSTGVIILDRKGRPASEIEERLYRILAQFMSQTDVMLQDQRKDARHVVEQASWERFFRFYLEAYAKAVSVAGERSLRMVEKEETPEEKHRYAGGVSVLPHFRNFTAVAHLPKKIRRLRELAYNIWWSWNPRVFDLFAPLDPKKWNEMENNPVKMLEMISPEKLEEASDNSFYMGRYREIFKHFDQYMEDKGVHKKIQPTPPINATHPIAYFSTEYGLHETLPIYSGGLGTLSGDHLKTASDLNIPLVGVGLLYKNGYFRQVIDQNGVQIAEYPETDLTHMAINRIQDDLGNEVQISLDLPGRTLYANIWEIKVGRVSLYLMNTDIPRNTAQDRRITDRLYAAEQRTRIEQEILLGMGGVKLLRKLGYKPRVFHINEGHSAFLLLERISALMIEEGLSFVEAAEVVRGSSIFTTHTPVEAGNERFSRELMEHYFSSYVRKTGISWSQFWELGRKEAGDDKPFFMTILALKLTHMSNAVSAIHGQISRHMWKDVWKGFHDTDIPIGHVTNGVHTMTYVAPRMRELLDNFLGLDWERNLTDTERWRKVEDIPDNLLWRTRYEVKQRSINFLRDQISRQYTKYGLSKTWREEVFSRLNPAALMIGFARRFAPYKRANMLFSDLDRLERILNHQTRPVHIVFSGKAHPNDDMGKNFVKKVVDICRDERFRGKIFFIEDYSIRVARHLVQGVDLWLNTPRRPYEASGTSGQKVTANGVLNLSVADGWWPEGYDGSNGWTIGPVVTDYVEELPNADEEDGQSLYSLLENTIIPLFYDRDMSGLPVKWIEMIKRSMITLTPKFNTERMLIDYFNAMYRPTAQRSREMTQDSFALARELAQWKSTLPMRFASLRMVDFVVEGFHGDIIHIDEPLTIRVHIDPGKMSPEEIFVEMIIGRKGKDGSLSNVECVPLTLQEGTESNMLRFFAEYTVKSNGPYSYGARVMPYHPRLSSKVEPGLVFWG; the protein is encoded by the coding sequence ATGCCGGAGCCGGGGAAAGGATATCTCTTCGAAGTCAGTTGGGAAGTCTGCAACAAGGTCGGTGGAATCTATACGGTGATCGCCAGTAAAATGCGTGAAGCCATTGGGGAATACGGAGAAAATTATTTCTTGCTGGGACCCGACTTGAAAACCAATGTTGATTTCGAGGAAACAGACGAAGACGGTTGGGCGAGAATTCGAGAAACAACGGCCATGAAAGACATAGCCTGTCGTTTTGGTCGCTGGAAAATCGCGGGGGAGCCGAAAGTCATTCTGGTCAGCGCCGGCAAAAAATACAACAAGGATCAGCTTCTGTATACGTTATGGGAAGAGCACGGTGTCGATTCCATTGCCGGAGGATGGGACTACATCGAACCCGTCATGTTCAGTTACGCGTGCGGCGAGGTCATTGAAACGGTTTACAACATTTTGGCCCGACCGCAGAATGAACCGGCCGTCGCCCACTTTCATGAATGGATGTGTGGAGCGGGCCTCTTGTTCCTGAAGAAAAAGACACCGGAAATCGCCACGGTTTTTACCACCCACGCCACGATTCTGGGGCGCTCCCTCGCTGGCTCCGGTATAGATATCTATGCGGGCATGGATCACATATCCCCCCAGCGTGAGGCAAGTGCGCATAATATTACGGCGAAGTATTCCATGGAAACGGCCTCGGCGAGAAACGCCGACTGCTTTACCACGGTCAGTAGGATCACGACATCGGAGGTGCTGAATTTTCTCGGCAGACCGCCCGATATCATTACCCCGAACGGGCTGGATATCGAAAATATTCCGGATTTGTCCGAAAATCGTGCGCCGGCCCTCAGGGCAAGAGAGAAACTGTTGGAAGGCGCTTCCCGTTTTTTGCGAAGAGATTTTCCCAGCCAGACCAAAATCATGATCATTTCCGGGCGCTATGAATTTCATAACAAGGGCGTTGATGTCTTTTTAGAGGCCCTGGCGCGTTTGGAAAGGGATTTGAACGAAAATGAGCCTGTCCTCGTCTTTATCGCAATGCTCGCGGGGCACACCGACTTGAATCCGCACCTGCAAAGCGATCTTGTAAAAACGGATACGGCCGGCGTACCGATTGCCACCCATCGGCTGAATTACGAGGCGTCAGACCCGATCCTGCAGACCTGCAACCGCATGGGCTTCCGGAATGGTCCGCAGAACAAGGTTTTTATCATTTTTATCCCCGCCTATCTGAGCGGTTATGATGGCCTGATTAACCTGCCGTATTATGAAACCCTTTCCGGTTGCGACTTGGGCGTTTTCCCCTCTTATTATGAGCCCTGGGGGTACACCCCCATGGAATGCGCAGCCTATGCGGTGCCGACAGTGACCACTGATCAGGCGGGGTTTGCGGGATGGATTCAGGAGACCATCGGGGGTTCGACGGGCGTGATTATTTTGGATCGGAAGGGCAGGCCTGCATCGGAAATTGAAGAGAGGCTATACCGTATTCTGGCCCAGTTCATGTCACAAACCGACGTAATGTTGCAGGACCAGAGGAAGGATGCGCGTCATGTGGTGGAGCAGGCCAGTTGGGAGCGATTTTTCCGTTTTTACCTCGAAGCCTATGCAAAAGCCGTCAGTGTGGCCGGGGAACGTTCCCTGAGAATGGTCGAGAAGGAAGAGACCCCTGAAGAAAAGCACAGGTATGCCGGAGGCGTTTCCGTCTTGCCCCATTTCCGCAATTTCACTGCCGTCGCTCATCTTCCGAAAAAAATCAGAAGGCTGAGAGAGTTGGCCTATAATATTTGGTGGTCATGGAATCCCCGTGTGTTCGATCTGTTTGCTCCCCTGGATCCGAAAAAGTGGAATGAGATGGAGAATAATCCCGTCAAAATGCTGGAGATGATCTCACCGGAAAAGCTGGAAGAGGCATCGGACAACTCATTTTACATGGGGCGTTATCGAGAAATATTCAAGCATTTCGATCAGTACATGGAGGACAAAGGTGTTCACAAAAAAATCCAGCCGACTCCGCCAATCAATGCCACCCACCCGATTGCCTATTTTTCCACGGAGTACGGCCTGCATGAAACACTCCCCATTTACTCCGGAGGGCTGGGAACCCTTTCGGGCGATCATTTAAAAACAGCGAGCGATTTGAATATTCCCCTCGTTGGTGTCGGGCTCCTCTATAAAAACGGTTATTTTCGGCAGGTGATCGATCAAAACGGAGTTCAAATCGCCGAGTATCCCGAAACCGATCTTACTCATATGGCGATCAACCGTATCCAAGACGACCTCGGCAACGAGGTCCAGATATCCCTTGACCTGCCTGGGCGGACACTTTACGCCAACATCTGGGAGATCAAGGTCGGGCGTGTCAGCCTTTACCTTATGAATACGGATATTCCCCGAAACACCGCACAGGACCGGAGAATCACGGATCGTCTCTACGCCGCGGAACAGAGGACGCGCATAGAACAGGAGATTCTGCTTGGCATGGGCGGTGTAAAGCTCCTCCGCAAGCTGGGTTATAAACCCCGTGTATTTCACATCAACGAAGGGCACTCGGCGTTTCTGCTGTTGGAAAGAATATCCGCTCTTATGATAGAGGAGGGGTTGTCCTTTGTGGAGGCGGCGGAGGTTGTGCGAGGCAGCAGCATCTTTACGACCCATACCCCTGTGGAGGCGGGCAACGAAAGATTTAGCAGGGAACTGATGGAACATTACTTTTCGAGTTATGTACGAAAAACGGGAATATCGTGGTCCCAGTTCTGGGAATTGGGACGGAAGGAGGCAGGTGACGACAAGCCGTTCTTCATGACGATCCTGGCGCTGAAGCTGACCCATATGAGCAATGCAGTCAGTGCCATTCACGGTCAGATTTCCCGCCACATGTGGAAGGATGTCTGGAAGGGCTTTCACGATACGGACATCCCGATCGGTCATGTTACCAATGGGGTTCATACCATGACCTATGTCGCACCTCGCATGAGGGAACTTCTCGATAACTTTCTCGGATTGGATTGGGAGCGGAACCTCACGGATACAGAGCGTTGGCGTAAGGTGGAAGACATCCCTGACAACCTGCTCTGGCGGACGCGTTACGAAGTGAAACAACGTTCCATCAATTTTTTGAGGGATCAGATCTCCCGCCAGTATACCAAATATGGCCTGTCCAAAACCTGGCGGGAAGAAGTCTTCTCTCGGCTCAATCCGGCCGCCCTGATGATCGGCTTCGCAAGGCGTTTTGCTCCGTATAAGCGCGCGAACATGCTCTTTTCAGATCTGGATCGCTTGGAACGAATTCTGAATCATCAAACCAGGCCGGTCCATATCGTTTTTTCGGGGAAAGCCCATCCCAATGACGACATGGGGAAAAATTTCGTGAAAAAAGTTGTCGATATTTGTCGGGATGAACGGTTTAGAGGCAAGATATTCTTTATCGAGGATTACAGCATCCGGGTGGCCCGACATCTGGTTCAGGGCGTTGACCTTTGGCTCAACACGCCTCGCCGACCATACGAGGCCAGCGGGACGAGCGGTCAGAAGGTTACGGCCAACGGGGTCCTGAATCTCAGTGTTGCCGACGGTTGGTGGCCGGAAGGCTACGACGGCAGCAACGGCTGGACGATTGGTCCTGTGGTAACCGATTACGTTGAGGAACTCCCCAACGCCGATGAGGAAGACGGTCAATCCCTGTACAGCCTTCTGGAGAACACGATTATTCCCCTGTTTTACGATCGGGATATGTCGGGGTTGCCTGTAAAATGGATTGAAATGATCAAGCGGTCCATGATAACCCTGACGCCAAAATTCAACACGGAAAGAATGCTGATCGATTATTTCAATGCCATGTATCGTCCGACCGCCCAAAGGTCCAGGGAAATGACTCAGGACTCCTTTGCTCTGGCGAGGGAACTGGCGCAATGGAAAAGCACCCTGCCTATGCGTTTTGCCTCGCTCCGGATGGTCGATTTCGTGGTTGAGGGATTCCATGGTGACATAATCCACATTGATGAACCTTTGACCATAAGGGTTCATATCGATCCGGGGAAAATGAGTCCGGAAGAGATATTTGTTGAAATGATCATCGGCAGGAAGGGGAAGGACGGTTCGCTTTCCAACGTGGAGTGTGTGCCCCTGACCCTTCAAGAAGGAACAGAATCAAATATGCTGAGGTTCTTTGCGGAATACACCGTCAAAAGCAACGGTCCCTACAGCTACGGGGCTCGAGTTATGCCGTATCATCCCCGCCTGTCTTCCAAAGTGGAACCGGGCCTTGTGTTCTGGGGATAG
- a CDS encoding alpha-amylase, translating into MPHICLFFQVNQPRRLRRYTVFDIGRNHDYGNDELDTEILHKVSEKCYLPANQLLLELLHRYQGAFRVSFSLTGTLISQLESKRPEVLDSFQKLSETGYVEWLNETYDHSLASLYSSGEFREQVLRHREKIKTLFEQDAVTFCNTEMIYHNDIAQTVGDMGYQVILTEGADRVLAGRSPRIGWRALPCPDLTVLLRDYRLSDDISFRLSARDWREYPLTAKQYARWLSRRYDGAEVINLFMDYETFGEHQWEETGIFEFLRELPEEIFKHRDLDFRTPAQIIPDPSSSSLLDVRDPISWADSERDLTAWTGNDMQKDALRSLYQLEDQVKRAGDERMLRTWRMLQTSDHFYYMCTKWFADGDVHTYFNPWESPYDAYISFMNILEDFDRTLPK; encoded by the coding sequence ATGCCCCATATCTGCCTGTTTTTTCAGGTTAATCAGCCGCGGCGGCTACGGCGATACACCGTTTTCGATATCGGTCGAAATCATGATTACGGAAACGATGAACTGGACACGGAAATTCTCCACAAAGTTTCGGAAAAGTGCTATCTCCCGGCAAATCAGCTGCTTTTGGAACTTCTTCACCGATATCAGGGAGCGTTCCGGGTTTCCTTTTCCCTGACGGGCACACTGATTAGCCAACTGGAAAGTAAGAGGCCTGAAGTGCTCGATAGTTTCCAAAAATTGAGCGAAACGGGCTATGTGGAATGGTTGAATGAAACATACGATCATTCCCTCGCGAGCCTCTATTCGTCCGGAGAGTTCCGGGAGCAGGTGTTGCGACACCGGGAAAAAATCAAGACTCTTTTCGAACAGGACGCCGTGACCTTCTGTAACACGGAAATGATATATCATAACGATATCGCCCAAACGGTCGGAGACATGGGCTATCAAGTCATCTTGACCGAGGGGGCCGATCGGGTTCTGGCCGGGCGAAGCCCGAGGATAGGCTGGCGGGCCTTACCTTGCCCCGATTTGACCGTGCTTTTACGAGACTATCGTCTCTCCGATGATATTTCTTTCCGGTTATCGGCCCGCGACTGGCGTGAATACCCCCTGACAGCGAAACAGTACGCCCGGTGGTTAAGCCGACGTTATGATGGAGCGGAAGTGATCAATCTGTTTATGGATTACGAAACCTTCGGTGAACACCAGTGGGAGGAGACGGGTATTTTTGAGTTTTTGCGGGAGTTGCCGGAAGAAATTTTCAAACATCGCGACCTCGATTTTCGCACACCGGCCCAGATCATTCCCGATCCCTCCTCTTCTTCCCTCCTTGACGTCAGGGATCCCATATCCTGGGCGGACTCGGAACGGGACCTGACCGCCTGGACCGGTAACGATATGCAGAAAGATGCCTTGAGGTCCTTGTATCAGTTGGAGGATCAGGTGAAAAGGGCGGGGGATGAACGGATGTTGCGGACTTGGCGGATGCTTCAAACGTCGGATCATTTTTACTATATGTGTACGAAATGGTTTGCGGACGGTGATGTTCATACCTATTTTAATCCATGGGAATCACCTTACGATGCGTATATCAGCTTCATGAATATTCTGGAAGATTTTGACCGCACATTACCGAAATAA